A genomic segment from uncultured Marinifilum sp. encodes:
- a CDS encoding SPFH domain-containing protein, translating to MEKEIKLRNNGFRHLFIGIVLLLSPLLLIFLSQVYLVPIVIILSIIGIVWLTGLFIITPNHTKVLIFFGKYKGTVKNDGFFWLNPFYTKKKVSLRVRNLETDVIKVNDEQGNPILISSVVVWKVVDTYKAIFDIEVTTEIDMKSGVKKENREESYQSFVKIQSEAALRSIAHTYPYDDLEDDSGKLSLRSGVDKINKDLENEIRNRLAIAGIEVQEARISNLSYAPEIAAIMLQRQQALAIIGARKKIVEGSVGIAEMALKEIEENMEISPKQKAKMIGNLLVVLCSENNTTPIVKAN from the coding sequence ATGGAAAAAGAAATTAAATTACGAAACAACGGATTTAGACATCTATTCATTGGTATAGTTCTGTTATTATCACCTTTATTACTAATTTTTTTATCTCAAGTTTACCTAGTTCCCATTGTTATTATTTTATCAATAATTGGAATTGTTTGGCTTACAGGACTTTTTATTATTACTCCAAATCATACTAAGGTTCTTATTTTTTTTGGTAAGTATAAAGGAACGGTAAAAAATGATGGCTTTTTTTGGTTGAATCCTTTTTATACTAAAAAGAAGGTGTCTCTTCGAGTTAGGAATTTGGAAACCGATGTAATTAAAGTTAATGATGAACAGGGAAATCCAATTTTGATAAGTTCGGTAGTAGTATGGAAAGTTGTAGATACCTACAAAGCCATATTTGATATTGAAGTTACTACAGAAATAGATATGAAATCGGGAGTGAAGAAAGAGAATAGAGAAGAGTCTTATCAAAGTTTTGTGAAAATTCAATCGGAAGCCGCACTTAGAAGTATTGCTCACACTTATCCTTACGACGATTTAGAAGATGATTCGGGTAAACTTAGCTTGCGTTCGGGAGTGGATAAAATAAATAAAGATTTAGAAAATGAAATTAGAAACAGGTTGGCAATTGCTGGAATAGAAGTTCAGGAAGCAAGAATATCCAACTTGTCTTATGCTCCCGAAATTGCTGCAATAATGTTACAAAGACAGCAAGCACTGGCAATTATCGGCGCCAGAAAGAAAATTGTTGAAGGTTCTGTTGGAATAGCAGAAATGGCTTTAAAAGAAATTGAAGAGAACATGGAGATATCTCCAAAACAAAAAGCAAAGATGATAGGCAATTTGCTAGTTGTTTTATGTTCTGAAAATAATACAACACCTATAGTAAAAGCAAATTAA
- a CDS encoding winged helix-turn-helix domain-containing protein, which produces MKEVKEFYSIEEKQLARYAKALSHPVRIYICQLLSNQACCYSGDLATEVPIARSTLSQHLKELKNVGLIQGEITPPKIKYCLNKDKWAEAQHLFKEFFN; this is translated from the coding sequence ATGAAAGAAGTAAAAGAATTTTATTCAATTGAAGAAAAGCAATTGGCTCGATATGCCAAAGCATTATCGCACCCCGTAAGAATATATATTTGCCAATTGTTATCGAACCAAGCCTGTTGTTACAGCGGCGATTTAGCAACTGAAGTGCCAATCGCTCGTTCTACCCTTTCTCAGCACCTTAAAGAACTTAAAAACGTAGGTTTAATTCAGGGAGAAATTACCCCTCCAAAAATTAAATACTGTTTAAACAAAGATAAATGGGCTGAAGCTCAACATTTGTTTAAAGAATTTTTCAATTAA
- a CDS encoding thioredoxin family protein — MEIKVLGPGCKKCGTLAEATKKAVEELSVDANITKIDDMVQILSYGVMSTPALVINEKVVVSGKVPSVAEIKGFIEKA, encoded by the coding sequence ATGGAAATTAAAGTATTAGGACCCGGATGTAAAAAATGTGGCACTCTTGCCGAAGCAACAAAAAAAGCTGTAGAAGAATTATCAGTAGATGCCAACATCACTAAAATTGACGATATGGTACAAATTCTTTCTTATGGTGTAATGTCAACTCCAGCCTTGGTTATTAACGAAAAAGTTGTAGTGAGCGGAAAAGTGCCAAGTGTAGCCGAAATTAAAGGATTTATCGAAAAAGCATAA